In the genome of Propionispora vibrioides, the window TTTGGTCAAACAATCAGGCGAACTTTCATTGGCAAAAAATCTTCTTTGCTATGCTGAGCAAAGAGTAAAGGTTAAATTTACAGCAGAAGAATTTAATTTATTTGATCAATATATAGTAGATAATCATCTGTTACCTATGTCAAAAACTATTGATGACATTGAGCTTTATAATATGATTACTTATTTTTTGGTGGAAATAGGAAATCAGTTCGATATTGATTTTTGCAACGATCATATTCTTTTGGAATCATTATTTTTACATATCAGATGCATGTCGGATCTGATTGATTTCCAATTTCCCATTGATGAGAATATTCAACCCGAATATAAGCGGATTATGAGCGGAATTGATCAACATTCTTATATCCTCGAACAGTACCTGGGATATTCTTTCAATGACAAAATGAAATTATCTATCTACATACATATTTGTGCAGCCTTGGTACGGAATAAGAATTTCTTACTGCCTTTGCATGTAATTATTGTATGTCCGGGCAGCATGGCCACAGGACGTTTTGTCGAAGCACAGGTGAAGAATTATTTTGACTTTACTATTCAGGGGGTAATTTCGGTAGATAGAATATTATATACACTCGAGAAGAGTAAAGAGAAAATCGACTTTATTATTTCAACAGTCGAACTTCCTAAGACGACACATCCTGTAGTGAGGGTCAATCCGTTGTTAAAAATGCAGGATCTTAATAATATACAAAAGATGGCTCTTTCGCTTGGTGAAAATACCGAGCAAAGAAGTATAGAAAAAAGAAAAAGCAATATCATACAGTCGGTTTCTGAAAGTCTGAATGCGTTTACTAATCTTGAAGATGTGGAGAGGTTTAGTCATAGTCTGAAAGAATTACTGAAAAAACACTCTAAAACAGTTAATAACAATAAACACGGTTTATGTTCTATGCTCAAAAAAGAAATGATCTTACTTGTCGATACTCCTTTAGAATGGCAAACAGCAATAGACAAGGCAGGCAGACTTTTATATCAAAAGAAGTTTATAAAAGAAGAGTACATTCATACAATGATTCGTAACATTGAACAATATGGGCCATATATTATTGTAGGTAAAGGTGTTGCCCTGGCGCATGCCAAACCCAGTGAAACAGTTTTATCAGAAGGATTAAGCCTTGTTGTTGCACCCAAAGGCATTAAAATGGATGTGGATGACAAGAAAAGAGTATACTTGCTGTTTGCCTTTTGTACGCAGGGCGGATTAGATTACATAGAGCTTTTTAATCAAATAGCAGCGATCGGAAGAAATCCTTCGCTATTTGCCAAGTGCTTGGAGGCGGAAGAAACAGCAGAGATATATCATTTACTTTGTAGTTAAAAGCATTTAATGATAAGCGGGAGTTATCGGATCGAAGATGTTGCAAATTAGACAATCCTTGTTGACATGATGTAATTCGTGCTGCGAATAAATCAGTTGTTAGCCAGGTTGTCTTTTTTATTGGCAGGTGCTTTTCGGGTGACGAGAGATACAATATTTTGCAAGTGTATAGTGGCTATACAGCTTGTTGTATACCACAATTATGATGTATAGTTACTTATATGGCATATGTTTAGCAATAAGGGGATGGAAAAGTGGAGTCTTTGATTTCTATCAGCGAAATGGCTAAATTGCACGGATTGACCAGACAAACTTTAATTTATTACGATGATATTGATTTGTTCAAGCCAGTCAAAGTAGACGGGAAGGGCTATCGGTATTACAGTAAGCATCAAATTCCTTATTTGCGGGAGATTTGCTTTTTAAAGTCTTTGGGGGTTGGGCTTAAAGAGATTGTGGCCCATTTCCAGGAACGCTGCCCCAAACGGGAGATGGCTCTCCTGGAGAAACACAAGGAAAATGTTCTTCGCGAGATTGCCCGGCTGAACAAGATCAGGGAATCCATCAACCAAAGGCTCAATATCTATGAAGAGGCGGTCGATGCGGACACCATGCAGATGCAGGAGCCGTTTATCCGTCCGATTGTGGTGCGACAGGCGATTTTTAAAGAGTATGTCAAACCGATTAATAAGGAAAACCTGCATATCACGCTAATGAACTTGTGGCGGGAGATCTTTCAAAAGGAAATGGTGCCTTCCAGCGGCTTCGGTTCTATTATAAAAAGGGAGTCCATTCTGGCCGGAGAGCCCTTGAAGGGGGCTGGCAGTTGTATTTTTTTATCACCCTGGAGTAAGGAGCATTCGCACACCGTGGAAATTCCGGCTGCCAACTATGCCTGCATGTACAAATACGGCATGCCTTATGACATGGCCTATGTGGACAAGCTCATGGACTGGATCAAGAAGAACGGCTATGAACTGGTGGGCGATATTGTTGATGTCTGCCTGCTGGACACCACTTTTTATAAAGATCAGAAACCACTTGATTTTTGCATGTTGCAGGCCCCAATAAAATTGTAAGAAAATTTCTATAAAAATAGAAAAGCCTCTTGACTGTATGCTTGCTTTACAGATTATCATTGAGTCCATAAATTGCGGTTGCGTAATTTAGGGTAAAGCATTCTAAAACTGTCAGGAGGTTTTTGTTATGTCACAGGAAGTTAATGATTTGAGATCTGCCCTGGAGCTATTAAAAAACATACCGGGCCAATTGGTTTCTACCGACGTGGAAGTAGACCCGGCCGCCGAATTGGCAGGGGTTTACCGCTATGTTGGTTCGGGCGGAACAGTGGCCCGGCCGACCAAGCTGGGGCCGGCGATGATATTTAACAAGGTGAAAGGCCATTCCGGGGCCCGTGTGGTCATCGGTGTGCTGGCCGATCGCAAACGGGTAGCGACGCTGCTCGGCACTAAGCCGGACCGGTTGGGCTTCTTGCTGCGTGATGCTGTGAAAAACGCTATTCAGCCGGTGGTGGTAGGCCCGGAAAAGGCCCAGTGCCAGGAAGTAGTCTATAAAGCAACCGATCCTGATTTTGATATTAGAAAGATTCTCCCGGCACCGACCAATACGCCGGAAGATGCCGGTCCCTACGTTACGTTCGGCATGTGCTACGCTTCGGATGTGGAAACCGGTGAGTCCGATGTGACCATTCACCGCTTGTGCCTCCAGTCCAAAGACGAGATATCCATGTTCTTTACCCCTGGGGCCCGCCACCTGGGCGCTTTCCGGGAAAAGGCGGAAGCCTTGGGCAAGCCGTTGCCCATTTCCATTAGCATTGGGGTCGATCCCGCCATTGAAATTGCTTCCTGCTTCGAGCCTCCTACCACACCGCTGGGCTTCAATGAATTGTCCATTGCCGGCGCTATTCGCGGCAAGGCGGTAGAGCTTGCTCCCTGTCTGACGATTAAGGAAAACTGCATCGCCAATGCAGAATATGTAATCGAAGGAGAGCTGCTGGTAGGCAAACGGATTCGTGAAGATATCAACACCAATACCGGCAAGGCGATGCCTGAATTCCCGGGCTACACCGGTCCGGCCAACCCGGAAGTGCCGGTCATTAAGGTCAAAGCCATTACTACCCGCAAGAATCCGATCATGCAGACTTGCATCGGGCCTTCCGAAGAGCATGTCAACATGGCCGGCATTCCCACCGAAGCCTCCATTATCGACATGGTGGAACGGGCTATGCCGGGACGTTTGCAAAACGTATACGCTGCGCCTCCCGGTGGTGGCAAGTTCCTGGCGGTGCTCCAGTTTAAAAAGGGAGTTCCTTCCGACGAAGGCCGTCAGCGTCAGGCTGCGCTGCTTGCATTCTCTGCTTTCCCTGAATTGAAACATGTTATTCTGGTGGACGAGGATGTTGATTTGTTCGATATGAGCGACGTCATGTGGGCGATGACCACCCGCCTGCAGGGTGATGTGGACATCATCAACATTCCCGGCGTACGCTGCCATCCGCTGGACCCGTCCAATGATGCGACCTGCAGTTGGACCATCCGGGATCATGGCATTGCCTGCAAGACCATCTATGATGCCACGGTGCCGATGAAGGAAAAACACCGCTTTGCCCGTGCCAAGTTTATGGAAGTGGACCCGAAAGAATGGCTGCCCGATTTTGAAGCGTAAGCACGAAAAAGGAGTGGTATCCCTTAGTGAGGCGATGGAGTCCTTGCTAAGGGACATCACACCGTACTTTGCAAGGAGGAAAAGTAATGGGAAAGAATAAAGGAATTATCGGCTTCATTCTGGGCCTTGTCGTCGGAGCGCTACTTTATTTTATCAACATTCCCGGCCTGAGCCATGAGGGACATTTGTGTTTGGCCTTTTCATTGATGACAGTTATCTTCTGGGCTTTCGGCATTGCCCAGCCAGGTTATACTTCCGGTCTTTATTTACTCTTGCTGGCTGTGTTTAAAGTGGCTCAACCGACTTTGATTTTTTCTACCTGGACAACTTCTATGATGTACCTGATCATCGGGGCCTATTTAATTGCGACGGCAGTGAAGGAATCGGGCCTGGGTGAAAGAATTGCCTATTGGTACATTTCCAAATATGTTACCAATTTTAAGAGCATTATTATCTCTATCTTTGCCCTGACGTTTATTTTGTCGCTGCTCATTCCCCATCCCTGGCCGCGGGCTTTTCTGATCATGTCGGTTATGGCCGTGGTGGTTAAAAGCGCTAATATTCCCAAAGAGGATGCGGTTAAGATCGGCTTTACCGTGTTTACGGCGTCCATTCCGGTGTCGATGATTTTTCTGACTGGTGACGCATCGATTAACCCTTTGGCGGCAGCAAGCTGCGCGCCGGAAACGGTGGGCTGGATGGAATGGTTTAAAGTCATGGGCTTGCCGATGATTGTGACCAGCTTCATTACTATGTTCATGCTTATGTTCATGTTCAAACCCAGCCGGGAAGTGGAAGTGAATAAAGCGGAGATTGCCCGGAAACGGGCCGAACTGGGTCCGATGACCGGCAAAGAGAAGCGTACGGCTTTTTGGGTTATTCTGGCCATTATCCTTTGGATGACCGAT includes:
- a CDS encoding UbiD family decarboxylase, which produces MSQEVNDLRSALELLKNIPGQLVSTDVEVDPAAELAGVYRYVGSGGTVARPTKLGPAMIFNKVKGHSGARVVIGVLADRKRVATLLGTKPDRLGFLLRDAVKNAIQPVVVGPEKAQCQEVVYKATDPDFDIRKILPAPTNTPEDAGPYVTFGMCYASDVETGESDVTIHRLCLQSKDEISMFFTPGARHLGAFREKAEALGKPLPISISIGVDPAIEIASCFEPPTTPLGFNELSIAGAIRGKAVELAPCLTIKENCIANAEYVIEGELLVGKRIREDINTNTGKAMPEFPGYTGPANPEVPVIKVKAITTRKNPIMQTCIGPSEEHVNMAGIPTEASIIDMVERAMPGRLQNVYAAPPGGGKFLAVLQFKKGVPSDEGRQRQAALLAFSAFPELKHVILVDEDVDLFDMSDVMWAMTTRLQGDVDIINIPGVRCHPLDPSNDATCSWTIRDHGIACKTIYDATVPMKEKHRFARAKFMEVDPKEWLPDFEA
- a CDS encoding MerR family transcriptional regulator, whose amino-acid sequence is MESLISISEMAKLHGLTRQTLIYYDDIDLFKPVKVDGKGYRYYSKHQIPYLREICFLKSLGVGLKEIVAHFQERCPKREMALLEKHKENVLREIARLNKIRESINQRLNIYEEAVDADTMQMQEPFIRPIVVRQAIFKEYVKPINKENLHITLMNLWREIFQKEMVPSSGFGSIIKRESILAGEPLKGAGSCIFLSPWSKEHSHTVEIPAANYACMYKYGMPYDMAYVDKLMDWIKKNGYELVGDIVDVCLLDTTFYKDQKPLDFCMLQAPIKL
- a CDS encoding SLC13 family permease — its product is MGKNKGIIGFILGLVVGALLYFINIPGLSHEGHLCLAFSLMTVIFWAFGIAQPGYTSGLYLLLLAVFKVAQPTLIFSTWTTSMMYLIIGAYLIATAVKESGLGERIAYWYISKYVTNFKSIIISIFALTFILSLLIPHPWPRAFLIMSVMAVVVKSANIPKEDAVKIGFTVFTASIPVSMIFLTGDASINPLAAASCAPETVGWMEWFKVMGLPMIVTSFITMFMLMFMFKPSREVEVNKAEIARKRAELGPMTGKEKRTAFWVILAIILWMTDTIHGIDIGWVTLFIAVMMAMPKVGGILTPGSWSGVPVQTLLFLTAAVAIGRVGAATGMNAWIAQTLLPSTVPENMFVLAAFITFVSILIHLCFGSVIAVMGIVIPAMLAFTKPMGLTSIIPVMIAYTAINAHFILPFHNLAILVGTGEENGMYTEKETIKFGVPFTLVLFIITCVIEIPWWKVIGLW
- a CDS encoding BglG family transcription antiterminator, which codes for MKKRSVDILQKILSYDSSILNITKLAELHQVSQKTLRNDIADINLFLKQFQIRPIEIVDNGILKIGTNINPEFVKDQIFKLDSYSYKLSPEERQLLILTVLLKQKSYLTMDYLAEMLSVSRITILSDVESAKEILAEFTIELCSKSSKGIYLKETNIMKIRMMLIELCRRVIVDIKSDGYFQRLILSQMNTSYSLHSAIAILQDFEREKNMYFSDYVFYELTLYLFICINQLSESTAVPCEQTLVKQSGELSLAKNLLCYAEQRVKVKFTAEEFNLFDQYIVDNHLLPMSKTIDDIELYNMITYFLVEIGNQFDIDFCNDHILLESLFLHIRCMSDLIDFQFPIDENIQPEYKRIMSGIDQHSYILEQYLGYSFNDKMKLSIYIHICAALVRNKNFLLPLHVIIVCPGSMATGRFVEAQVKNYFDFTIQGVISVDRILYTLEKSKEKIDFIISTVELPKTTHPVVRVNPLLKMQDLNNIQKMALSLGENTEQRSIEKRKSNIIQSVSESLNAFTNLEDVERFSHSLKELLKKHSKTVNNNKHGLCSMLKKEMILLVDTPLEWQTAIDKAGRLLYQKKFIKEEYIHTMIRNIEQYGPYIIVGKGVALAHAKPSETVLSEGLSLVVAPKGIKMDVDDKKRVYLLFAFCTQGGLDYIELFNQIAAIGRNPSLFAKCLEAEETAEIYHLLCS